A segment of the Flavobacteriales bacterium genome:
TGGTCAACCCGAATTTTTCAAACGCATGAACACGATGCTCACCGATGAGCCGATGGATGTTTGGAAGGACTATATTAAAATCCATTTCTTCGAAGCAGCAGCAACCAAACTGAGTTCAGAAATCGAACAAGAAGTATTTGCATTCTTCAGCACGCAATTACGTGGTACCAAAAAAATGAAACCACGCTGGGAAAGAGCCGTTGGAGCAATTGGTTGGACCGCCGTTGGAGAGGCATTAGGTCGTGCATTCGTAGAAGAGAACTTTAAACCAGAATCCAAGAAAAAAGTGAACGAGATGGTCGATAATATCATGGCCGTTTTCCGTACACGTTTGGATAAACTCGAATGGATGGGTGCCGATACCAAAGTTCGTGCATTGGAAAAACTGGCTTCGTTTACGCGCAAATTAGGTTATCCGGATAAGTGGACCGATTATTCCTCACTCAACATCACCCGCGAATCGTATTTTAAAAACTGGATGGAGCAGGGGAGATTCAACACCAAACAAAACATCGATAAATACGGTAAACCCATCGATCGCAGTGAATGGCAAATGGCACCGCACATTGTAAATGCCTATTACAATCCGCTGTGGAACGAAATCGTTTTCCCTGCAGGAATCATGCAACCACCATTCTTCGATCCGCAGGCAGAAGATGCCGTAAACTACGCGCGAATGGGAGCGGTAATCGGACATGAATTCTTACACGGGTTCGATGATCAGGGTGCACAATTTGATGCTTCAGGTAAATTTGTGAATTGGTGGACCTCCGACGATTCACTGAAGTTTGCTTCCCGTACGAAAAAATTAGTTGACCATTTTAATTCCTTCGAAGCATTACCGGGCGTATTTGTAAACGGAGAATTAACCCTGGGAGAAAACATCGCCGACCTCGGTGGATTAACCATGGCCTATTATGCCTACCAACGTTCCATTGAAGGAAAAGAAAGAAAATCCATTAACGGATTCTCTCCTGAACAACGCTTTTTCATCGCTTTTGCGCAAGTGTGGAAAGAAAATCATACCGACAATAGCATGAAGCTCCAGGTGTTCACCAATCCGCATTCTCCGGGTAAATACCGCGTGCTCGGACCATTAAGCAATATGCCTGAATTCTTTAGTGCATTCGATGTGAAAGAAGGTGATCCGATGCGCAGGAATGCAGATAAAATTTCACTCATCTGGTAACAGTAATCGATTTAGTAAAGGTCCCGCACATTGCGGGACTTTTTTTTGGAATAAAGTTTGCCGGCGAAACACTAAATTTGAATTATGAAAAAGGGAATGATGGTGTTATTGGTAGTGCTGATAAGTGCATGCCACAAAGGGAAAAATAATCCGGAAGCTTGCAACGGAAATACACGCCGCGAATTAAAAGTGGCTATCGATGATAAAATTTCACTGGTAAATTTCACACCCGTTTTTAGTACCATCGATTCCATCGGAAATATTACCGTGCCCGAAGTGGATAAAGAAACGCCTCGTCAGAATGTAGAAATGCAAGTGTACACGGTGCGTGCTAAAGTGGATAAACTGAAAAAAGAACGCGATGGCGATTATCATATCCGCTTAATCGATAACAACGAGAATTACCTCATTTGCGAATCGGCTAATCCCGGTTGCTCCTATGCCGAACAATCCAATTACCTGAATCAATTTAAAACCGTTCGCGATTTTATAAAGGTAAATGAAGATCATTTAGAAGGACAATACGTCACCATCACCGGAATCGCCTTTATCGATATCGATCACCATTATGCGCGCAAGCAGGCGAAGAATAATATGGAGTTGCATCCCATTTTAGAAATATCCTATTAAAGGATTATTTCCATTGTGTGCTTTCAATAAAACGAATAACGTCTTCACGCACGTATTCTAAAACCGGACGAATAGAATCGTAATTTGGTTTTGCTTCGAAATACAATGCGCCGCGAATAAAATGTTTTACGGAATCCGTAACATAAAATTGTAAAGGAGAAGCAGCATTGCCCTGTATATCGTAAATCAATCCGTAAACCTTAGTGGTGTCGTTAATGAATTGTTTACGGTTAATGGCTGTTGCTTTTATCGCATGATCGTAGGCTAATTGGTGACATTCATCAATGTAATTGCCAACATCGTTTTTTAAATCTTTATACGTTAAATGCAGCGTTCCTTTAAAGGGCGTAAAACGAACATTTTTATAGCAGTGATTCAAACTATCGGCAGGAACATCTTCCACTTGCGCGTAGGTGGGAATATCGAAGGAGTAAGGACAATCGCTGGTAAACGTGATGTAGCTTTTCTCCGGGAAATCGGTCCGCATAAAACCACGCGGTTTGGGAACGGCAATTTCATTGTCGACACACGAAGAAAATGCGGTTAAAATCAGAAAGCCGTATAAAAGGTTTTTTATCATGCTACTTCTACAATACTCATTTTAATTTGGGTAATCCTGCGCTTGTCGGCTGCTTCGATGGTAAAAATATAACGACCAAAACGGATTTTGTCACCCTGCTGCATCATTTTTCCTGATTGCTCCAGTAAAAATCCCGCCAGTGTATCACTTTCTCCTTTGGCGTCTTCAAATTCATTGCCTTCAATATCCAGCACTTTATAAACATCAATCAGCGAGGTCTTACCTTCAAACACAAAATTCGAATCATCAATTTTTGTATAGGTTATTCCTTCATCATCAAATTCATCGGTAATATCGCCAACAATTTCCTCAATCACATCTTCCAGCGTTACAATTCCCTGCGTACCGCCGTATTCGTCCACCACAATAGCTAAATGAATTTTTGCATCCTTAAATTCCTTCAGCAGATCATCAATTTTTTTATTCTCCGGAACAAAAAACGCATCACGAATCAGTGATTGCCAGTTAAAATCATCGCGTTCGTTCAAATGGGGAATTAAATCTTTGATATATAAAACCCCTTTTACCTGATCGAAATTCGATTCGTATACCGGAATACGTGAAAAACCCGATTCAATAATGCGCGAAATGAGTGTGGTAAATTTCAATGAAATATCAACGGCCACAACATCCATCCTTGGCTTCATGATTTGTTTTACATCGGTATTTCCGAATTTCACAATGCCTTCAAGAATCTTTTTCTCACCGTTGTGCGATTCCTCATCACTCAGTGTAATTTCCAATGCATGTCCAAGTTCATCCACCGTCATGCTCGACGATTTTTTCTTGATGCGTTTGTCAATGACCGAAGAACTTTTAATCAGCATCTGAGAAATGGGCCAGAGCATTTTTCGCAATACAAGAATGGGGTTCGACATAAACCCGGCAACAAGGCGCGAATTTTTGTTGGCGTAAATTTTGGGAATTACTTCACCAATCAGCAATAACACAAAAGTGACACCCACCACCTGCACCAAAAAAGGTAACCAGCTCGGGTCGCCCTCAAAATTCATGGTGCCGTCTACAACCGACGACGACAAAATAACAATGGCAACATTAACCATGTTATTGGCAATTAAAATGGTTGCCAGTAAGCGTTTTGGTTTTTCAAGAATGCTCAGGATACGCTGATCCGTTGCACTTTTCGAATTGCGAATATCTTCCAGGTCTTTGGCGGGAAGAGAAAAGAATCCTACTTCGGAGGCAGAAATTAATCCCGACATGATCAGCAAAATGCAAATCACAATGATGGATACAATTGTACCTGCACCAGGACTGGTAAAACTAAAAAGGAGTAATTGCGAAAATTCTAAAGAGGGAGGTTCCAAGTTTTATTCTTTGGTTCAACATTAAAAAGGGAGATCATCAGCAACATCACTGTTGTCGAAAGGACTCGGCTCGTTTTGTCCGCCGTAATTTCCTCCCTGATTAGCTCCTCCCGAATTGGTGTTTTCGCCGGCATTGCCCCGACTTAACATCACCATGTTATCGGCAACAATTTCAGTAATATATTTCGTTGCACCGTCTTTATCCTGGTACGAACGCGTTTTCAATTTTCCTTCAACATAAACCTGCATTCCTTTACGCAGATATTTTTCTGCAACATCAGCAAGTCCTCTCCATAAAACCACATTGTGCCAATCGGTAATGGTTTTTTCTTCATTGGTATTTCTGTCGCGGTACGATTCACTCGTGGCCAATGTAATAGAGGCCTTTCCAATACCGTTTTCCATTCTTCTGATTTCAGGATCCTTTCCCAGATTGCCGATCAGGATCACTTTATTTACACTTCTTGCCATGATTTAAGCTATTGCACAAATATAACGAAATAGTTTCAGCGAAAAGAACCGAAATCTTCTTCAATATAACGTTCAACCAGACGCGAAATAGCAAGGTCGGGAGCATCACCCAGTGATACAGGCAACCAGGAAGCAGGTATTTTTCCCTTTTTCCACCTCCGGTGATGAAATACTGCAATAATGTTTCGGTGACTCAACACATGTTTTTTGGTCACTTTTCCAAGCTCATCTGCTTCTCCGTTAAAAGCAAAATCGGTGTTTTTTATGCTGCCTTTAATATCCTTATCCTCAGAAAAAACGGAAGGGAATTCCCACATGTTTTTCCAAATGGAGGAATCATCACGCTGCGTGAAAAACCACTGATTATTTTTTTCCAGAACCAGGTAATGAATGAATAAATTCCTGACCAGCGTTTTTTTATTTTTTACAGGCAATTCAGTCACTTTTCCCTTGCGAAACGCATAACATGAATCGTGTAACGGACAAGCCGTACAATTTGGATTTTTCGGTACACATTGCAAGGCGCCAAATTCCATGATGGCCTGGTTAAAAGTTGCAGGATCTTTATCCGGAATCTGATCATTTACAATTTCCTGTATCGCATTCTTTCCGGCACTGCTGTCAATACCTTCTTCCATGCCAAAATACCGCGCAACAACACGATTTACGTTTCCATCCACCACCGCTTTTTTTTCTCCGAATGCAAAGGATGAAATAGCGGCTGCGGTATAGGGACCAATCCCTTTTAATTGCAATAATTCATTGTAGGAATTCGGAAATTCACCTCGAAATTCATTTACAATCAGCTTCGCCGTTTGATGCAGATTTCGTGCACGGGAATAATAACCCAATCCCTGCCACGATTTTAATACTTGTTCTTCACTGGCATTAGCTAAATGAAGTACACTGGGATAGTTCTCCAGGAAATGATAATAATATTTCATCCCTTGGTCCACCCGGGTTTGTTGTAAAATAACCTCAGAAAGCCAGATTGGATAAGGATTTTTGGTCCTTCTCCAGGGCAAATCCCGGGCATTTTTACGGTACCAGGCAGTAATTATGGAGGCAAAATCTGGCATTCAGGCGCAAAATCGGTATTTCCGTCTAAAAATTAAGGGTTTCGGACGGGACTTCTTGCAAGTTGTTGGTTTCAAAGGGTATATTTGTAGAACTGACAATCAGAGAGGTCAGGTTCAAGTAACCATCTAAAAGAACTGTTATGACAAAAGCAGACATCGTTGCAGACATCGCCGAAAAGACCGGTGTAGAAAAAGTTGCGGTACAGGTAACTGTAGAAGCATTCATGAATTCCATTCGTGAGGCATTGGAAAAAGGTAACAACGTTTATCTCCGTGGGTTCGGAAGTTTCATCGTAAAAAAACGCGCTGAAAAAACCGGACGTAACATTTCCAAAAATCAGGCGATCATCATCCCTGCACATTACATCCCTGCATTTAAACCTGCAAAAACCTTTACCGATCGCGTAAAGGCAAAAGTAAAGGCATAAAATGAATCCGAAGAAGCAACGCATCATTCAATGGATCGCGATTGCTTCCTCGGCTTTTTTGGTCTTCTTTATTCTCGTTGCGCCACGCAGTCGAGCAGATAAACGATTCTCCCAAATGAGCACCGAGGAAGCTGAGGTTACCCTGGCGCTCAATTATATGGGGAATGGGGGCGGACCCATGAAAGGGATTAAAATCCTGACCCGCATCGCCGAATTACATCCCAAAAATGTCATTGCCATTTCCCAATTGGCCGAATTCTCCATGCAGACCGGTCAATATGAAAAAGCAATAGCCCGCTATCAAAATTTGGTCGACATTACTTCTGGAAATGAGAAGATTAATGCGCAAATCGGACTCTCCAATGCTTATTTTATGATGGGTGATACCCTAAAAAGTGTAGCTGAGTTGCAAAAGGTCTTTCAAATGTCGCAGGATTCATTACTTTTGCAGTCCGTTAAAGAAAAAATCAACGAATTACAATAACTTAAAATTACATTATCATGCCCTGCGGTAAAAAGAGAAAGCGTCACAAGATGTCTACCCACAAGCGTAAGAAACGTCTTCGTAAGAATCGTCATAAGAAGAAGAAGTAATTCTTTTTCTGATTGAAACTTTTATCCGGGGCACAGTAACACTGTGCCTTTCGGTGCTTTATAGGTTTCATCGGTCTAAAGCTAACGGTTTTGAACATCGACCTCATCATTGATGCGGGTCCCAACGAAGTGATGATTGCCCTGCTGCAAGACAAACGTCTTGTAGAACTCCATCGCGAGAAAAGCAATAATTCATGGTCGGTTGGCGACATCCACCTGGGAAAAGTTAAACGCGTTGTTCCCGGGCTGAATGCTGCGTTCGTAAATGTAGGGTACGAGAAGGATGCTTTCCTTCATTATCTGG
Coding sequences within it:
- a CDS encoding M13 family metallopeptidase is translated as MNKYFGFSFVTASAVLAVACHPKSSTQNNEVAGKDINTYSTPVQPVSNFSFTPVPGTVDFQDMDPTIDPKTDFYSFANGTWVKNNPVPSTENRWSNFNILQDNNNKKLKDILERSAVMNAAKGDHHQLIGDYYFTFMDSTKRDKEGISPIKDELKRIDGIKTKNDIAAVLAYYHNYGITPLFGIGIDQDLKDINVHKAFISQGGLLLPNKDYYFKSDSSSVKLRQNYVAHLSKMFGFLGYEKSKAEKSAASVLAFETKLAEASMGPVELRNIEAQYNLKPIVDFKKSVPNFDWNVYLKARGLSSINDIVVGQPEFFKRMNTMLTDEPMDVWKDYIKIHFFEAAATKLSSEIEQEVFAFFSTQLRGTKKMKPRWERAVGAIGWTAVGEALGRAFVEENFKPESKKKVNEMVDNIMAVFRTRLDKLEWMGADTKVRALEKLASFTRKLGYPDKWTDYSSLNITRESYFKNWMEQGRFNTKQNIDKYGKPIDRSEWQMAPHIVNAYYNPLWNEIVFPAGIMQPPFFDPQAEDAVNYARMGAVIGHEFLHGFDDQGAQFDASGKFVNWWTSDDSLKFASRTKKLVDHFNSFEALPGVFVNGELTLGENIADLGGLTMAYYAYQRSIEGKERKSINGFSPEQRFFIAFAQVWKENHTDNSMKLQVFTNPHSPGKYRVLGPLSNMPEFFSAFDVKEGDPMRRNADKISLIW
- the gldD gene encoding gliding motility lipoprotein GldD, yielding MIKNLLYGFLILTAFSSCVDNEIAVPKPRGFMRTDFPEKSYITFTSDCPYSFDIPTYAQVEDVPADSLNHCYKNVRFTPFKGTLHLTYKDLKNDVGNYIDECHQLAYDHAIKATAINRKQFINDTTKVYGLIYDIQGNAASPLQFYVTDSVKHFIRGALYFEAKPNYDSIRPVLEYVREDVIRFIESTQWK
- the gldE gene encoding gliding motility-associated protein GldE, which translates into the protein MSGLISASEVGFFSLPAKDLEDIRNSKSATDQRILSILEKPKRLLATILIANNMVNVAIVILSSSVVDGTMNFEGDPSWLPFLVQVVGVTFVLLLIGEVIPKIYANKNSRLVAGFMSNPILVLRKMLWPISQMLIKSSSVIDKRIKKKSSSMTVDELGHALEITLSDEESHNGEKKILEGIVKFGNTDVKQIMKPRMDVVAVDISLKFTTLISRIIESGFSRIPVYESNFDQVKGVLYIKDLIPHLNERDDFNWQSLIRDAFFVPENKKIDDLLKEFKDAKIHLAIVVDEYGGTQGIVTLEDVIEEIVGDITDEFDDEGITYTKIDDSNFVFEGKTSLIDVYKVLDIEGNEFEDAKGESDTLAGFLLEQSGKMMQQGDKIRFGRYIFTIEAADKRRITQIKMSIVEVA
- a CDS encoding single-stranded DNA-binding protein; the protein is MARSVNKVILIGNLGKDPEIRRMENGIGKASITLATSESYRDRNTNEEKTITDWHNVVLWRGLADVAEKYLRKGMQVYVEGKLKTRSYQDKDGATKYITEIVADNMVMLSRGNAGENTNSGGANQGGNYGGQNEPSPFDNSDVADDLPF
- the mutY gene encoding A/G-specific adenine glycosylase gives rise to the protein MPDFASIITAWYRKNARDLPWRRTKNPYPIWLSEVILQQTRVDQGMKYYYHFLENYPSVLHLANASEEQVLKSWQGLGYYSRARNLHQTAKLIVNEFRGEFPNSYNELLQLKGIGPYTAAAISSFAFGEKKAVVDGNVNRVVARYFGMEEGIDSSAGKNAIQEIVNDQIPDKDPATFNQAIMEFGALQCVPKNPNCTACPLHDSCYAFRKGKVTELPVKNKKTLVRNLFIHYLVLEKNNQWFFTQRDDSSIWKNMWEFPSVFSEDKDIKGSIKNTDFAFNGEADELGKVTKKHVLSHRNIIAVFHHRRWKKGKIPASWLPVSLGDAPDLAISRLVERYIEEDFGSFR
- a CDS encoding integration host factor subunit beta: MTKADIVADIAEKTGVEKVAVQVTVEAFMNSIREALEKGNNVYLRGFGSFIVKKRAEKTGRNISKNQAIIIPAHYIPAFKPAKTFTDRVKAKVKA